In Canis lupus dingo isolate Sandy chromosome 27, ASM325472v2, whole genome shotgun sequence, one genomic interval encodes:
- the LOC112665480 gene encoding cationic amino acid transporter 3-like: MLCQALRRFGQKLVRRLTLKKERAETAPAGRLTTLDLVALGVCCTIGVVVYVIASEVARDQAGPSIVICFLVAGLSSMLTGLCYAEFGVRVPHAGSAYLYTYITIGELWAFIIGWIFIFSNVAGTATVFFAWLLTFDNLFGNQISQTLRESILLHIPQVLAEILGFFVVGLLFLLVRLLTLRARELVIFTNMVTLVNLLVLGFFILSGFIKGDLHNWKLTEEDYIKAGLNDTSSLGPLGSGGFVPFGFQGILLGSANCFYAFIGFDNIVTRVKEAQNPQRSIPMGIVISLLICILVYFGVSASLTLMVPYYQLRPGSTLPEAFFHIGWGLAYYAVAFGFLCNLSASLLGYMFPISQLIYTMAQDGLLFPVLSRIQTGTYVPIMATVIFGIIAAIMAFFLGLTDLLHLKSIGTLLAYSLVAFCVLIVRYQPERKNGGSEDQMKEEHDGNGAEMQEENGPTAEKLTLHQLFFPGSSTPTALSGWVVSVCSSLLALLLTLLCLVLTQWPGLLSQDPVWITVVVLLLVLITGITGVIWRQPQSSSPLHFKVPGLPLLPLLSIFLNVYLMIQMRASTWALLGVWMLIGFVIYFTYGIHHSLVA, encoded by the coding sequence ATGCTGTGTCAGGCCCTTCGCAGATTTGGTCAAAAACTAGTACGCAGACTTACACTGAAGAAAGAGAGGGCTGAGACTGCCCCCGCTGGAAGACTGACCACACTGGATTTAGTGGCCCTTGGTGTGTGCTGCACAATCGGTGTAGTTGTGTATGTCATAGCTAGTGAGGTGGCTCGAGATCAAGCAGGACCATCCATTGTGATCTGCTTTTTGGTGGCCGGCCTATCTTCTATGTTGACTGGGCTGTGCTATGCAGAGTTTGGTGTCCGGGTTCCTCATGCTGGCTCTGCATATCTCTACACCTATATCACTATAGGTGAACTCTGGGCTTTCATCATTGGCTGGATCTTCATCTTCTCCAATGTTGCTGGTACAGCTACTGTGTTCTTTGCCTGGCTCTTAACTTTTGACAACCTCTTTGGGAACCAGATCTCTCAGACCCTGCGTGAAAGCATCTTACTGCATATTCCTCAGGTGCTTGCAGAGATTCTAGGCTTCTTTGTTGTGggtcttttgtttttacttgtcaGATTGCTGACCTTGAGGGCTAGGGAGTTGGTAATATTTACCAACATGGTCACATTGGTGAACCTTTTGGTTCTCGGTTTTTTCATCCTCTCTGGTTTCATTAAGGGGGACCTGCACAACTGGAAGCTCACAGAAGAGGACTACATAAAAGCTGGACTCAATGACACCTCTAGCTTGGGCCCTCTGGGCTCTGGAGGATTCGTGCCTTTTGGCTTCCAGGGGATTCTCCTTGGATCAGCTAACTGTTTCTATGCTTTTATAGGTTTTGACAACATTGTTACCAGAGTTAAAGAAGCACAGAATCCCCAGCGTTCTATCCCCATGGGCATTGTGATTTCATTGCTCATCTgcattttggtatattttggtGTCTCTGCATCACTTACACTTATGGTGCCTTACTACCAGCTCCGACCTGGGAGCACCTTGCCTGAGGCATTTTTCCATATTGGCTGGGGCCTGGCCTACTATGCTGTAGCTTTTGGATTCCTATGTAATCTTTCTGCCAGTCTCTTGGGCTATATGTTTCCCATAAGCCAGCTGATATACACGATGGCACAGGATGGCCTCCTCTTCCCTGTCCTTTCCAGAATCCAAACTGGCACATATGTTCCCATCATGGCCACTGTGATCTTTGGCATTATTGCAGCGATCATGGCATTCTTTTTGGGACTCACTGATCTTCTACACCTCAAGTCAATTGGGACCCTGCTAGCTTACTCCCTAGTGGCTTTTTGTGTTCTTATAGTCAGGTATCAGCCTGAGAGGAAGAATGGGGGAAGTGAAGATCAGATGAAGGAAGAGCATGATGGAAATGGAGCAGAGATGCAAGAGGAGAATGGACCTACAGCAGAGAAGCTGACTCTACACCAATTATTTTTTCCAGGCAGCTCCACCCCCACTGCACTCTCTGGATGGGTTGTCTCTGTTTGCTCCTCACTGCTTGCTCTACTGCTGACTCTGCTCTGCCTGGTGCTGACCCAGTGGCCAGGTCTGCTTTCTCAAGACCCAGTGTGGATCACAGTGGTTGTGCTGCTCCTGGTGCTCATCACTGGGATCACTGGGGTCATCTGGAGACAACCACAGAGCTCCTCTCCCCTTCACTTTAAGGTACCtggtctgcctctcctcccactcctgagCATCTTTCTGAATGTTTACCTTATGATACAGATGAGAGCTAGCACCTGGGCCCTACTTGGTGTCTGGATGCTGATTGGATTTGTTATCTACTTCACATATGGGATCCATCACAGCCTGGTTGCATAG